The sequence below is a genomic window from Qipengyuania flava.
CAGATCGCGATGCCGATATACAGCGCGAAGCTGAGGCCGACGAAAATGTAGATCAGAGTCTGAGTGTCCATGATCGCCTCCTCAGTCGTCGAGATCGTACTTGCGCTCGAGCGTCTTCATACGGACGACGTAGAAGACGATGAGTGCGATGAAGATGTAGATCGAGCCTTGCTGGGCGAACCAGAAACCGAGCGGGTATCCGCCGAGCATGAACTGGTCGAGCCACTCGCGGAACAGGATCCCAGCCCCGAAGGAGCAGGCGAACCAGATCGCCATCAAGGTCACCAGCAAGCGGATGTTGTCGCGCCAGTAAGCGCCCTCCGCCTCGCTCGTTTCGTGCGTATCGGTGTCTTCGGTCATGGCCTCCCCCTCTTTGGTTTTTTCACGGCGATCCCGGCAATTCCGGGAGCATCCCTGGAAGGCTATGGGGTTAACGCCGAGGCCGCGAGAGCGACATAAGTCTAATGGGTGTCTTCAACACTCCAGCGCGCCGAGGCGGACGTCGCCGGGCATGCGGGTGAGCTGGGCGAGCAGGAGCTCGGCGGCGGCCAGCGCGTCGGAGAAGGCATCGTGCTGCTCGTAAGGGGGCAGGTTGTAACGCTTGCGGCAAGAAGCAAGCCGGTAGGCATCGCTGCCGACGAGGTTCGGGTTCAGTCGCCGTTCGAGCGCCAGTGTGCAGATCGCGCGAACGGGCAGGGCTTCCCCGTAGAGCGCCTGCGTCGTCCGCTCGATCGCCTCGCGCTCGATCTGGGCGCCGTGGGCCACGAGGATCCTTCCGCCGAGCGTAGGCACCAGTTTGGCAAGAACGCTCTCCAGGGGCTCGCCGCCGCGCGCGCGTTCTTCGCCAATGCCGTGGACGACCACCGCTTCATCCTTGAGGCGGCGCGCGCTGCGGATGTCGGCAG
It includes:
- a CDS encoding DUF4212 domain-containing protein; its protein translation is MTEDTDTHETSEAEGAYWRDNIRLLVTLMAIWFACSFGAGILFREWLDQFMLGGYPLGFWFAQQGSIYIFIALIVFYVVRMKTLERKYDLDD
- a CDS encoding exonuclease domain-containing protein — protein: MRERIRSWRFGRRIAALAASDNPLLRDYAACRWPSPRTPLHEAKLLALDFELDGLGRTAHLLQAGWVPFDRSGIALGRAEAADIRSARRLKDEAVVVHGIGEERARGGEPLESVLAKLVPTLGGRILVAHGAQIEREAIERTTQALYGEALPVRAICTLALERRLNPNLVGSDAYRLASCRKRYNLPPYEQHDAFSDALAAAELLLAQLTRMPGDVRLGALEC